GCCCACTAGGCGGGCCAGAGCGGCGAGGGCGCCCAGGCCCAAGGGGTCCGCCGCTCCCGGGGTTTGCCTGGCCGAGGAGAGGGTCCCTCGAGGAGCCCTTTTCCCTTAGGCTTGAGGCATGCGCATCCTGGTCGCCAACGACGACGGCATCTTCTCTCCCGGCATCAAGGCCCTAGGCCTGGCCATGCGGGCCCTGGGGGAGGTCTACGTGGTGGCCCCAGACGTGGAGCAGTCGGCGGTAGGCCACGGGATCACCGTGCGCCGCCCCTTGCGCTTCAAGCACACCGCTAGCGCCGGCTTCGGGGAGATCCCCGCCTACCGGGTGGACGGCACCCCCGCGGACTGCGTGGTCCTGGGGGTCCACCTCCTGGGGCGGCCGGACCTTTTGGTCTCCGGCATCAACATCGGGGTGAACCTGGGCCTGGACCTCACCCACTCGGGCACCGTGGCCGCGGCCCTCGAGGGCACCTCCTTGGGCATCCCCTCCCTGGCCTTCAGCCTGGACACCTCCCGCGAGGACCTGGACTTCGCCCAGGCCGCCCTTTGGGCCACACGCCTGGCCCGGTTGGTGGCGGAGAGAGGGCTTCCCAAAGGGGTCCTCCTCAATGTGAACTTCCCCGCGGGCACCCCCAAGGGCGCCTTGGTTACCCGCCTCTCCACCCACCGCATTGAGGACACCGTGGTGGAGCGCCTGGACCCTGAGGGCAGGCCCTACTACTGGATCGCGGGCGTCCCGGTGGGGGAGGAGGAGGAGGGCACGGACCTTTGGGCCGTGCGCCGGGGCTACATCTCCGTGACCCCGGTGAGCCTGGACTTCACCGCCACCGCTTTTTTACCGGAGGTGGCCCGCTGGCTTCAGGAGCTTTAGAGGAGGCGGACGGGCATCCCCTCCCGAAGGCCCAGGGCCTCCCGGGCGCTTCCCCGGTTGATGGCGATTTCCAGAAGGCCGGCGCTCCCCAAGTAGGCCAGGGCTTCCCCCTCTTGGGCCTCCCCAAAGGTGCGGAGGACCCTAAGCCGCCTCCCCGCCACCTCCACCCACCCCCCCAGGGGGGCGGCGAGGAGGGTGGTGACGGCGTTGCCGAAGCGGTCAAAGGTGAGGACCTCCCCCAAAGGCCCGGGGCTCAGGACGAGGGGAAGGCGGTTTAGGGTTTCCCCCGGGACCTCGGGGCCCAGGGCCTCCGGGGGTAGGCCCAGGGCCAGGTGGGCCGCGGCGGGGGCGAAAAGGTCGCGGCCGTGGAAGGTGTGCGCCCCAGGGCGCCAGCCGGGAAGGGGCTTTACCCCCTGGGGCTTGGGAGGGGCGGGATTTTCCAGAAGAAAGGCCCTTTCTGGCGGGTCCAGGAGCCAGGCCAGGGTGAAGAGGCCGTTGTCGGGGCCCACGTAGAGGCGCCTTCCCCAGGCGGCGATGGCCCGCCTCGCCGTGCCCGCCCCGGGATCCACCACCGCCAGGAGGACCGCCCCCTCGGGCAGATAGGGGATCGCTTGGAAGAGGGCGTAGGCGGCCCGGCGCAGGTCCCCCGGGGGCAGGCCGTGGGCCAGGTGAACCACCCGCAACCCAGGGGCCCGGGCCTCCAGGACGGCCTGGACTATGGTGGCGTAGGGGTCCTCCAGGCCGAAGTCCGAAAGGAAATAGACGGGGCGCATGGCCTAAAGGAGGCGGAGCCAGGGGGCAGGCAGAAGGGAGAGCACCACCCCTGCCACCACCCAGCCCAGAGAAAGCCCCAGGACGCCTCCCATCCGCTCCTTGACCAGGAGGAGCCCTGCTCCCAGGAGGAAGAGGAGGAGCGTGGGCCCGGGGACGGCCAGGGCGAAGAGGAGGGGGACGAGGTAGGGGGCCAGGTCCCGGTAGCGCTCGCGGAGGACGAGAGGGGCCAAGCCCCGGAAGAAGGGCTCCATGAGGGCCAGGCCCAGGAAGGCTAAGAGGTTCAGGGGAAGGGTGGGGAGGCTCACGGAATCCCGCGCTGCCCCGTAGGCGAAGAGGAGGAGGACCAGGGCGGGCCCTACCCAGAACCCTTCCACAAAGCCCTCGAGGGGGCCCAGGACCTGGGGAAGCCGCCTCCTTTGCCAAAGGAGAAGCCCCAGGAAGAGGAGGAGACCATAGGCGAGGTAGAAGCTGGGCAGGATCTGGTCCCGCTGGTAAGGGGTGACGAGGGCCAGGGCGTTGGCGAAGAGGGTCTGGCCCAGGAAGGCAGCGAAGCCCAGGGCCAGGAGGAGGGCGAGGAGGAGGAAGAGGTAGAGGCTCCCCGGCCCCGGCATCGGGTTATCCACCAACTCCACGGTGCGCAGGGGTTCGATGCGGCTTTCTCCCAAAAGGCTCAGGACCAGAAAGGCCAACAAGGCCAGGAGCCAGGGCCAAGCGTAGGAGAGGAGGAGGCCCGGGAGGTTTTCCAGTCCCGAAAGCTGGGCCAAGGCTGCCCGCCCCCGGGCCAGGTCCCCCTGGCCCAGGTAGGCCAGGACCAGGGTGGAGAGGGCTTGGCGCTGGAGCTCGGGCCTAGTGGCCAACTGAGGGAGGAGGTCTTCCAAAAGGGCCGCCGTCTCCTGGGGCCTCCCCGTGAGGAAGAGGAGGCGGCCCCGCTCCAGCTGTTCCTCTAGGGTGAAGCCCAAGGCAACGAGGCCCAACTCGGGGTTTCCCAAGGCCAGATGGAGCCGGGAGAGGAGGAGCCGGACCTCGGGGGTGGGGGGCAGGCCTTGGGCCTCCCCCAGGGCCTCCTCGTAGCGCCTTAGGGCCTCGAGGGCCCTAGCCCTAAGCAGCCTTCCCTCCGGGGACTGGGTCAAGGGAAGCTTGAGCACCTCCCCGGGCCTTCCTCTTACGAGGAGGAGCCTGGCTTGCAAAAGCGGGGCCTCCGGGTCCTCCCCCAGCCGCTCCAGGTAGCCCTCCGCCCGGGCGGCCTCCCCTTTTTCTAGATGGATCCGGGCAAGGAGGCGGAGGCTAGGCCTGTGGGTGGGGTCGCTCACCAGGGCCAGCTCGCAGGTGGCCTGGGCGCTCTCCAGAGCTCCTTGCGCATACAGGCGCGCGCAGCGGGCATAGTAATCCTCGGCCCCCTGGGCCAGGCTCAGGAGGCCCAAGAGAAACCCCAACCCCCAGATAAGCCTCATGCGTTCTAGTCTACTCCGGCCCC
The genomic region above belongs to Thermus sediminis and contains:
- a CDS encoding SAM hydrolase/SAM-dependent halogenase family protein; this translates as MRPVYFLSDFGLEDPYATIVQAVLEARAPGLRVVHLAHGLPPGDLRRAAYALFQAIPYLPEGAVLLAVVDPGAGTARRAIAAWGRRLYVGPDNGLFTLAWLLDPPERAFLLENPAPPKPQGVKPLPGWRPGAHTFHGRDLFAPAAAHLALGLPPEALGPEVPGETLNRLPLVLSPGPLGEVLTFDRFGNAVTTLLAAPLGGWVEVAGRRLRVLRTFGEAQEGEALAYLGSAGLLEIAINRGSAREALGLREGMPVRLL
- the surE gene encoding 5'/3'-nucleotidase SurE is translated as MRILVANDDGIFSPGIKALGLAMRALGEVYVVAPDVEQSAVGHGITVRRPLRFKHTASAGFGEIPAYRVDGTPADCVVLGVHLLGRPDLLVSGINIGVNLGLDLTHSGTVAAALEGTSLGIPSLAFSLDTSREDLDFAQAALWATRLARLVAERGLPKGVLLNVNFPAGTPKGALVTRLSTHRIEDTVVERLDPEGRPYYWIAGVPVGEEEEGTDLWAVRRGYISVTPVSLDFTATAFLPEVARWLQEL
- a CDS encoding tetratricopeptide repeat protein; the protein is MRLIWGLGFLLGLLSLAQGAEDYYARCARLYAQGALESAQATCELALVSDPTHRPSLRLLARIHLEKGEAARAEGYLERLGEDPEAPLLQARLLLVRGRPGEVLKLPLTQSPEGRLLRARALEALRRYEEALGEAQGLPPTPEVRLLLSRLHLALGNPELGLVALGFTLEEQLERGRLLFLTGRPQETAALLEDLLPQLATRPELQRQALSTLVLAYLGQGDLARGRAALAQLSGLENLPGLLLSYAWPWLLALLAFLVLSLLGESRIEPLRTVELVDNPMPGPGSLYLFLLLALLLALGFAAFLGQTLFANALALVTPYQRDQILPSFYLAYGLLLFLGLLLWQRRRLPQVLGPLEGFVEGFWVGPALVLLLFAYGAARDSVSLPTLPLNLLAFLGLALMEPFFRGLAPLVLRERYRDLAPYLVPLLFALAVPGPTLLLFLLGAGLLLVKERMGGVLGLSLGWVVAGVVLSLLPAPWLRLL